The sequence TCGACACCCCACTTTGACTATGTGGCAGCAGAGGTGGCTAAGGGGGTGGCAGCAATAGGCTTTCAGACGGGGGTACCCGTTATCTTTGGGGTACTGACTACCGATACGCTGCAGCAGGCCCTAGAGCGGGCTGGCATTAAGGCCAATCACGGTTGGGATTACGCCATGAGTGCCCTGGAAATGGCCAGCCTGATGGGTGAAATTCACTCAGCCATGGGCGCTGGCGGCAGTGCCGCTAGGTTAGGGCCAGGGGTTGCCCTGTCAGCCCAGCCTGCAATTGCTGGCGATGGCAGTTCTGTCTAAGGCAAAACAATTTCAAAAAAATGTTGACATAGTCACCCTTTTTTGAGATTCTAAGTAAAGTCAAAACCAGCGAACGAATTGCTTCCGACTCTGGTTTTTATGCGGGTATAGCTCAGTGGTAGAGCGTCACCTTGCCAAGGTGAATGTCGCGCGTTCGAATCGCGTTACCCGCTTATTAAAGGTCTTGTGCTCTGCTGACGCTAGGTCAGTGTTGGGGTAGCTGCCACCTTGGTCTGACTTGGGGCCAATCTACCGTTAACTGCTCAGGCGAGTGTGGGCTGACAGAACCATAACTACTCTAGTTAGGTGCTGCGGGTGTCAGGGTTTACCTGTGCCGAACGGGCCAGAGGCTGATGCCACCGGTGGGTATTCAGGCAAGTCTTGGTGCTCTGGGAAAAATGGTTTTGCCTTAGGTAGGCTGGGCAAACACCGTTTGCCCCTACGCAATCCACCTGTTCAGAATCGGGGTTATGCGATTCGGACCCAGCATTAGTACTGACGTTCCAGAGGCATGAATGAACCGGGTTAGGGTGACTCAAGGCCCGAGGACTGCGCCAGGATTGTGGGCCTCCAGGCTAAATTTTTTGAGGGGGCAAAACAGCGCATCAGGACGATGCCCTAACAGCCAGTAGGTTTCCATTTCGCCCCGCCCTTTGATCGCAGTGCGGCCCCGGTATTCTAGCTGGTAGTAGTCTTTGAGGCGATCGTAGGTGGCGGCAGTCACTTGAATTCTGCCTGGCTCACTGGAGGATTCCATGCGGCTGGCCACGTTAACGGCGTCGCCCCAGAGGTCGTAGATAAACTTTTTGGTGCCAATCACCCCAGCTACGACCACACCAGTGTTGATGCCAATCCGAATCTCCAGTGGTTCACCGGACTCGGCTTTGAAGGAGGTGGTGACCTGCTGCATAGCGAGGGCCATTTCAGCGATCGCCTCCGCATGGTCAGGACGACGAAGGGGCAGCCCTGCCGCCACCATATAAGCATCGCCAATGGTCTTGATCTTTTCTAGCCCCAGATGCTCGGCCAGGCTGTCGAAGGCAGAAAAGATTTGATTGAGCAGATCGACTAACTTGATGGGCGATAGATGGTGAGACAGGCTGGTGAAGCCAACAATGTCAGCAAACAGAATGGTGACCTCGTCGAAGTGCTGGGGGATCGAGGTTTTGGCCTGCATCAGTTCTCCGGCGATCGCGGCGGGGAGAATATTGAGCAACAGTTGCTCGGCCTTTTGCTGCTCGGTGGCCAGTTTTTCGTTACTAATTTGCAGCTCGCCCAACATGTCGTTAATTTGGTTGCCGAGCTGGTTGAGTTCGTCGGTGCCCTGCACCTGTACCCGCTGGCTCAGATCATTCGACCGGCCAATGTGCTGTACCTGCTGACTCAGCCTCAGCAGCCGTCGCAAAATGACGCGATCGAGCAGCAGCAGCATACCACCGGTAAATATCAGGTATGACCCCAGCAGTGACCAGCCTAAGTAGTAACGGCTAATCTGCCCCTGGCGATAAATGTCGCGGGGTAACTTGACCTCTAGCAGCGCCTGGGGATTGCCATAGATATCGGGCCACAGAACATAGCCCTCTAGCGTATCGGCACTGTGCGATCGCACTAAGGTCGCAGGAGTCGTAGAATCTGAGACTTCGCCCAGGCTCGCCAGCGCCGTCTGAAGAGTCTCTGGCAGATCATCGTCAAGCAAGTGCAGCTTTAGATCTAACCGAGTTCGCAGGGCTAGAGTGTCGACCACCTCATCACTCAGGGTACGCCCCATCAGCAGAGCACCCCTGGCTGGACCGGTCGCATCGCTGCGCAAAATCGGCTCGACCACCACCAGCATGAGTTGGCCATTAACGACCATAATGCCCTTATGGTGGTAAGCCAGGTGCGGAAACTGCATCAGGGGGCTCTCAGGGGTGAGCTGCTGGGCAAGGTCAGAGGGAAATGGCAAAAAGGCTCTCGTTTCAAAGTCGTAGCCTGCGCCATAGACCAAGTCACCATCTCGGTTGACTAAGGCCACAACGTTGAGTCGCAGGCTCTCAAACGCATATTTGCTTAAATTTGACTCGATATAGGCGGGGTTAGCGTTTTGAATAAAGGCGTAGGTATCGTTCCAGGCAGCCCAGTCTTGGGTAACGCTATGCATTTGAGCCAGGTCACCCGCCAGCGTTTCATCAACCCGTTGCAGGTTGCGCTGGGCGTCTTGCCGTTCTAGGCGACCGTAGCTACGCTGCAAAATGGCGGAATAACTGCTGTAGAGAATTACTAGCAGCCCTAGCAGAGGCAGCGTAGTGACGAGTAAGGTCTTGTGACGCAGGTTCATGGGGGGCGTGTGCTATGAGGGGTGTTAACCCTCAAGAGTAATCTGTAGGGTAGCCAACACGGACCCAAACATCCCTACTCCTCACCATTGCTTTGAAATTAAACCGTTTTTTTAATGACTTATTTTTTTGTAATGACTTATTTAAGGCGATGGGGCAGGGCGTATTTGTTAAGATAGCCCGACTACTGGGTAGACCATAGGACCAACGCTTGAGCGATGCTCAGACTTAGCGCTAAGGTTATTTGAACTGTGCCTTGGTGAAGAACGATGACCAATCCATATCTTGCCTTAGCAAACCAAGGAAAAAATTCCTGGTGGCGCTACGCGATCGCCATTGCAATTATTCTCTTTTTCTATCAGGTAGTTGGCGCAATCCCAATGGTGGCATTGAGCATTGCTCTGGATCTCGACGATAATCCTGAGACCCAGCTAAATCTTGAAACCCTTCAGTTTGAGGGCGTCAACCCGCTATTGCCCTACTTGGCGATCAACGGCCTGTTAATTGGATTACTGATCGGGCTGCTAATTGCTGTTTATGGATTACATCGACGCCGCTTGATTACTTTGATTACGCCGAGCGATCGCATCAATTGGCAGCGGATCTTTCAAGGCTTTGGGTTTTATTTCCTGTTAATCTCGCTGGCAACGCTGGTGGGAGAAGTTTTATTGGGGCGCACGATTGAGTTAACGCTTGACATACCCCAATTTTTAATTTTTCTGCCCATTGCTCTGATCGTCACACCGCTACAAACCTCTGCCGAAGAGCTGTTTTTTCGGGGCTACCTGATGCAAGGGCTAGCCTTAAAAGCGTCCAATTCATGGATACCGATTGTGGGGTCTTCGGTGTTATTTATGCTGCCTCACCTGCTCAACCCCGAAGCCCAGTCAGGGCTGCTCATCATGGCTTTACTTTATTTTTTTCTGGGAGCATTTCTGGCATTTATTACGGTCAAAGACCAGTCTTTAGAGCTGGCGTTAGGAGTGCACGCCGCCAATAACCTATTTGTGGTGCTGGTCCTCAACTAC is a genomic window of Nodosilinea sp. E11 containing:
- the ribH gene encoding 6,7-dimethyl-8-ribityllumazine synthase, whose amino-acid sequence is MAVFEGTLVSTGSPRFAIVLGRFNDLVTGKLLEGCQDCLKRHGIDVNPEGTQVDYAWVPGSFEIPLVARQLALSGRYNAIICLGAVIRGSTPHFDYVAAEVAKGVAAIGFQTGVPVIFGVLTTDTLQQALERAGIKANHGWDYAMSALEMASLMGEIHSAMGAGGSAARLGPGVALSAQPAIAGDGSSV
- a CDS encoding adenylate/guanylate cyclase domain-containing protein, with translation MNLRHKTLLVTTLPLLGLLVILYSSYSAILQRSYGRLERQDAQRNLQRVDETLAGDLAQMHSVTQDWAAWNDTYAFIQNANPAYIESNLSKYAFESLRLNVVALVNRDGDLVYGAGYDFETRAFLPFPSDLAQQLTPESPLMQFPHLAYHHKGIMVVNGQLMLVVVEPILRSDATGPARGALLMGRTLSDEVVDTLALRTRLDLKLHLLDDDLPETLQTALASLGEVSDSTTPATLVRSHSADTLEGYVLWPDIYGNPQALLEVKLPRDIYRQGQISRYYLGWSLLGSYLIFTGGMLLLLDRVILRRLLRLSQQVQHIGRSNDLSQRVQVQGTDELNQLGNQINDMLGELQISNEKLATEQQKAEQLLLNILPAAIAGELMQAKTSIPQHFDEVTILFADIVGFTSLSHHLSPIKLVDLLNQIFSAFDSLAEHLGLEKIKTIGDAYMVAAGLPLRRPDHAEAIAEMALAMQQVTTSFKAESGEPLEIRIGINTGVVVAGVIGTKKFIYDLWGDAVNVASRMESSSEPGRIQVTAATYDRLKDYYQLEYRGRTAIKGRGEMETYWLLGHRPDALFCPLKKFSLEAHNPGAVLGP
- a CDS encoding CPBP family intramembrane glutamic endopeptidase; this encodes MTNPYLALANQGKNSWWRYAIAIAIILFFYQVVGAIPMVALSIALDLDDNPETQLNLETLQFEGVNPLLPYLAINGLLIGLLIGLLIAVYGLHRRRLITLITPSDRINWQRIFQGFGFYFLLISLATLVGEVLLGRTIELTLDIPQFLIFLPIALIVTPLQTSAEELFFRGYLMQGLALKASNSWIPIVGSSVLFMLPHLLNPEAQSGLLIMALLYFFLGAFLAFITVKDQSLELALGVHAANNLFVVLVLNYANSALPSPSVFTASQLNPLASLVSLVGVAAIFCFLLFGRR